A window of Calliopsis andreniformis isolate RMS-2024a chromosome 3, iyCalAndr_principal, whole genome shotgun sequence contains these coding sequences:
- the Nipped-b gene encoding nipped-B cohesin loading factor: MPEQIKFKMNGVIPSVPITTLAGIASLTDLLPEMPLPTPLPQTLTNKSLLFHPRVAEEAQILLSVRNENLVPQLILSLSQTSSEHIELKDNYANTEQPLETEQNTPELLKAILQINPHVFKGPQYNSPRNWAQGTPVMHANQTSANCGRFSPSYSNSSGSRQTPQGSPAHPAAARTVLPPSAGMNPLPNMTPQPNMYSPAHMSSPGTPLTSLGNVTPQHHNMAGMTPQHNMHMASPMRVNMPLQQHQTMNMHQNMYGPMMNQPVHSLGPQLMELENTVQQFLLGPVTGLVTPDIDLPMENIEAKQSMDNTTQHLLSTQTTSHPSMDTSDTENTLNIATTPMMQHQQNNNSEKAVKMPGPIQEKLKEPVVMLDRLSLADQALMQKSIAAFAEKSPSRAAKMGISHREEVKSESESEEEIGKNNKYFKARAKERQVQREKEKAERKKSEDRRRRRRVLDDDDDDDEDEDKKEMLTPSKPKIRKIEKKLVPVLAKLSVEELMETNTYQRFNTTIETIFENTEDVATNAELDDDGDVPPELLIPKYQLHDLCTEAAKLKALGAMESIPADRLVRLLNILEKNIRDGAKVSPLADPDDDVDESRLWMQLAMERVQRAVDASLIALHIMTSSNMPKMVYLEDVIDRIVLFMKFQLQNTIYPSFDPVYKIDTKNKTENYNSSGRKKRGHMKEVREKSILQVYNKMHELVGLLAELLNIQVLTDTSVLHASTLGVAPFFVESVSDLQLSALKLVTVIFTKYEKHRRLLLDDILASIARLPSSKRSLRTYRLNSEDHIQMLTALVLQLIQCVVVLSDNIVPQQKKQDEEEKKEEKKINYVDADVLIINKYETATRIAGNFLTVFLSKCGSKGEEIDYRPLFENFVQDLLATVNKPEWPAAELLLSLLGNLLVGHFSNKSSDMALRVASIDYLGVVAARLRKDAVSSQCKLSTIDQIIKDIRIEQQKDSDYDQVKDKEIMGLSEDEERTVFLQKVLLDYLAVNGTKDSALGYARHFYLAQWYRDCAVEKSKVGQLKNSPSKKMHKKRVKKKNKHHSSDQDSESELDEPDADENDNNEQKNSEAYRIIEEKKKYIVSRIRPCSTGTKPDILQTYIDYNSAELISQYLASKRPFSQSFDRYLKQILHVLTESSIAIRTKAMKCLTMIVEADPSVLARVDMQLGVKHSFLDHATSVREAAVDLVGKFVLSRPELIDKYYDMLSARILDTGVSVRKRVIKILKDICMECPDFPKIPEICVKMIRRVNDEEGIRKLVMEVFQNMWFTPVRERPTLDSESLLRKVMNITDVVAASKDMGLEWFEQLLVSLFKPKEDKDDSTKMQTEPPKALLTACKQIVDCLIENVLRLEETNLEESEKSEKKGSSQRLVACLTTLYLFAKIRPQLLVNHAITLQPYLSLKCQTQGDYQIISSVAHTLELVVPLMEHPSETFLAQLEEDSVKLILQHDRSVVASCLSCLGSIVNNVTRNFKLIRDCFKKYYGHLTEYKSFYEKDPTNPMLLKYRPFVRRALFTVGLLLRHFNFTDAEVIEGLAENIKDQVFETLNYFVHLDNDDIRHFTLSAIGSLCIRHYEFMLLPELKELYHHLLTSENALVHMRIQVLNNVEVYLQEEDKRMIKQDMEWAKMSKQENLKEMGDVSSGMASTVIQLYVKEILESFLHANVSVRHAALKVIQLILAQGLVHPVQIVPYLICMSTDCEKAVSHSADKQLQDIEKKYPGFIHMKSQLGIKLSYRLQKILQNDITVRGMRVKEGEFPGALNGFLYTILRNTKQQRRAIVQSFLKQFDESAKTSLSQMLYLADNLAYFTYQVQDEPLFIIHHIDIIISMSGTNLLQSFKEALLPKEGSNQHQQMQSHASVGPDGQPRPDQLLTALEDEEDDEEDEESLLMRLPGDTTLLREYITASQGFLLLLTLRQHLKDLYGFSDQKIGQYSPTEAAKVYEKAVNRKNNLLFKPKATLQRLREGVSNAELDAEGRKKLVKEYLDFKQLMLKFDPEEGEEDGNDGDTSGSKQAAENTPSKMPNSEMDGKLIDSGVTNQYQSNVNSTHEHPNNSMNSVMGSGPVPLVPMGQMHGHAQPVAPQQTPMATPRVPKLTIHAHAESKEHRKHRAHKTDKVKRHKKKKRRRISDSSESGEDYSDPDFLV, encoded by the coding sequence ATGCCAGAACAAATCAAATTCAAGATGAACGGGGTTATACCGAGTGTGCCAATCACAACTCTCGCTGGTATTGCGAGTCTCACTGACTTGTTACCTGAAATGCCCCTCCCAACGCCGTTGCCTCAGACATTGACGAACAAGTCCCTTTTGTTTCATCCAAGAGTGGCAGAGGAAGCACAAATATTGTTAAGTGTTCGCAATGAGAACTTAGTGCCGCAATTAATATTATCTTTATCACAAACATCATCTGAACATATTGAATTGAAAGACAATTATGCGAATACGGAACAACCTTTGGAGACCGAGCAAAATACTCCAGAATTACTTAAGGCAATCTTGCAGATAAATCCTCATGTATTTAAGGGTCCTCAATATAATTCACCTCGAAACTGGGCCCAAGGTACACCTGTAATGCATGCCAATCAAACATCTGCAAATTGTGGACGGTTTTCTCCATCATACTCCAATTCTTCAGGATCAAGACAAACACCGCAAGGCAGTCCAGCACATCCTGCTGCTGCTAGGACAGTACTTCCCCCATCTGCTGGTATGAATCCCTTACCCAATATGACACCACAACCAAATATGTATTCTCCAGCACATATGAGTTCTCCTGGAACACCATTAACGAGTCTTGGCAATGTAACACCTCAACACCataatatggctggtatgacacCTCAACACAACATGCATATGGCATCTCCCATGCGAGTTAATATGCCTTTACAACAACATCAGACCATGAATATGCATCAAAATATGTATGGTCCTATGATGAATCAGCCAGTACATTCTTTAGGACCTCAGTTAATGGAATTAGAGAAtacagtgcaacagtttttacttgGTCCAGTCACAGGTCTTGTGACTCCTGATATTGATTTACCAATGGAGAATATTGAAGCAAAACAAAGTATGGATAATACAACACAACATTTATTATCAACACAAACTACATCTCACCCAAGCATGGATACTAGTGATACAGAGAATACTTTGAATATCGCTACAACACCAATGATGCAGCATCAACAAAACAACAATTCAGAAAAAGCAGTTAAAATGCCCGGTCCTATACAAGAAAAATTGAAGGAACCAGTTGTTATGTTAGATAGACTGTCTTTAGCAGATCAAGCTTTAATGCAAAAAAGTATAGCTGCCTTTGCGGAGAAATCGCCAAGTCGGGCTGCAAAAATGGGAATTTCACATCGTGAGGAAGTCAAGTCAGAGTCAGAAAGTGAAGAGGAGATTGGTAAgaacaataaatattttaaagcgCGTGCGAAAGAACGACAAGTTCAACGGGAAAAGGAAAAAGCGGAGAGGAAGAAAAGTGAAGATAGACGTAGACGAAGAAGAGTAttggatgatgatgatgatgatgatgaagaCGAGGATAAAAAAGAAATGCTTACACCTTCGAAACCAAAAATAAGGAAGATAGAAAAGAAACTTGTTCCAGTTTTAGCTAAACTCAGTGTAGAAGAATTAATGGAAACCAATACATACCAACGTTTCAACACAACAATAGAAACGATATTTGAAAACACAGAAGATGTTGCAACTAATGCCGAGTTAGATGACGATGGTGATGTGCCTCCAGAATTATTAATTCCTAAATATCAGTTACATGATTTATGTACAGAAGCGGCCAAATTAAAAGCATTGGGAGCAATGGAATCCATTCCTGCGGACAGATTGGTtaggttattgaatattttagagAAAAATATTCGAGATGGAGCTAAAGTATCCCCACTTGCCGATCCAGACGATGACGTTGACGAAAGTCGGCTATGGATGCAATTAGCTATGGAAAGAGTGCAACGTGCTGTAGATGCGTCTTTAATTGCATTGCATATTATGACATCTAGCAATATGCCAAAAATGGTTTATTTAGAGGATGTAATTGACAGAATAGtactttttatgaaatttcagtTACAAAATACTATTTACCCCTCTTTCGATCCTGTTTATAAAATAGATACAAAAAACAAGACTGAAAATTATAATTCTAGTGGTCGTAAGAAAAGGGGTCATATGAAAGAGGTTCGCGAGAAAAGTATTCTTCAAGTTTATAATAAAATGCACGAATTAGTTGGTCTTCTCGCTGAATTATTAAATATACAGGTTTTAACAGATACGAGTGTTTTACACGCGTCTACTCTAGGCGTTGCACCATTTTTTGTTGAATCTGTTAGTGATCTTCAATTAAGTGCTTTAAAACTTGTCACAGTTATATTCACAAAATACGAGAAACATAGAAGATTGTTATTGGATGATATATTAGCATCTATAGCACGACTTCCGAGCAGCAAAAGAAGTTTAAGAACATATAGGTTAAATTCTGAGGATCATATACAAATGTTAACTGCATTGGTCTTACAACTTATTCAGTGTGTTGTTGTGTTGTCAGACAATATAGTTCCACAGCAAAAGAAACAGgatgaagaagaaaagaaagaggAGAAGAAAATAAATTACGTTGATGCTGACGTTTTAATTATTAACAAATATGAAACGGCTACTAGAATAGCAGGAAATTTTTTAACAGTGTTCCTCAGTAAATGCGGTAGTAAAGGAGAAGAAATAGATTATAGGCCATTGTTTGAAAATTTTGTTCAAGATTTGTTAGCCACTGTTAACAAACCAGAATGGCCAGCAGCTGAATTGCTGTTGAGTTTACTTGGAAATTTGCTTGTGGGACATTTTTCGAACAAAAGCTCTGATATGGCTCTCAGAGTGGCATCCATCGATTACCTTGGTGTAGTTGCAGCCAGACTACGAAAAGATGCAGTGAGTTCCCAATGTAAATTATCCACCATTGATCAAATAATAAAAGATATAAGAATTGAACAGCAAAAAGACTCTGATTATGATCAAGTAAAAGATAAAGAAATTATGGGTTTAAGTGAAGATGAAGAAAGGACAGTTTTTTTACAGAAAGTACTTTTAGATTATTTGGCTGTAAATGGAACAAAGGATTCTGCTTTGGGATATGCTCGTCATTTTTATTTGGCACAATGGTATAGAGATTGTGCAGTAGAAAAATCTAAAGTTGGGCAGTTAAAAAATAGTCCAAGTAAAAAGATGCATAAAAAGAGagtgaaaaagaaaaataaacatCATTCGAGTGACCAAGATTCTGAATCAGAACTTGATGAACCAGATGCGGATGAGAATGACAATAATGAACAGAAGAATTCAGAAGCTTACAGAATtatagaagaaaagaaaaaatacatTGTAAGTAGAATAAGGCCATGTAGTACAGGAACAAAACCAGATATTCTCCAAACGTATATTGATTACAATTCTGCAGAACTTATATCGCAATATCTTGCCTCAAAGAGGCCATTCTCTCAAAGTTTTGATAGATATTTGAAACAAATTCTCCATGTTCTAACTGAGTCATCGATAGCAATCAGAACAAAAGCTATGAAATGTCTAACAATGATAGTTGAAGCTGATCCCAGCGTATTAGCAAGAGTGGATATGCAATTGGGTGTGAAACATTCGTTTTTAGATCATGCTACGTCCGTAAGAGAAGCAGCCGTTGACTTAGTAGGAAAGTTTGTACTAAGTAGGCCAGAATTAATAGATAAATATTACGATATGTTGTCGGCCAGGATTCTAGATACTGGCGTTAGCGTTCGAAAACGTGTCATCAAAATTTTGAAGGATATCTGTATGGAGTGTCCAGATTTTCCTAAGATACCGGAGATCTGCGTCAAGATGATCAGAAGAGTGAATGATGAGGAAGGCATTAGAAAATTAGTTATGGAGGTGTTTCAAAACATGTGGTTTACTCCCGTTAGAGAACGTCCTACTCTTGATTCTGAATCATTACTAAGAAAAGTCATGAATATAACGGACGTTGTAGCAGCTAGCAAAGATATGGGTCTTGAATGGTTTGAACAGCTGCTGGTAAGTTTGTTCAAGCCGAAGGAAGATAAAGATGATAGTACAAAGATGCAAACTGAACCTCCAAAGGCATTGTTGACAGCATGCAAGCAAATAGTAGATTGTTTAATAGAAAACGTTCTACGACTAGAAGAAACTAATTTAGAAGAATCTGAAAAATCCGAGAAAAAGGGTTCTTCACAAAGATTAGTCGCTTGCTTAACGACTTTGTATTTGTTTGCAAAAATACGACCGCAATTGCTGGTCAATCATGCAATTACCTTGCAGCCTTATCTGAGTTTAAAATGTCAGACTCAAGGCGATTATCAGATTATTAGCAGCGTCGCGCATACTTTAGAATTGGTCGTACCCTTAATGGAGCATCCTAGTGAAACTTTTTTAGCCCAACTGGAGGAGGATTCTGTAAAATTGATTTTGCAGCACGACAGATCGGTAGTAGCCAGTTGTTTGTCGTGCTTAGGCTCTATAGTTAACAACGTAACGAGGAATTTTAAATTAATACGAGACTGCTTTAAGAAATATTACGGACATTTGACCGAGTACAAATCCTTTTACGAGAAAGATCCTACCAATCCTATGCTTTTAAAGTATAGACCTTTTGTCAGAAGAGCATTGTTCACTGTCGGGTTGCTGTTACGACATTTTAATTTCACTGATGCTGAGGTAATCGAAGGCCTGGCGGAGAACATAAAGGATCAAGTATTCGAAACACTGAACTATTTCGTGCACCTCGACAACGACGATATTCGACATTTCACCTTGTCAGCCATCGGTTCTCTGTGTATACGTCATTACGAATTTATGTTACTGCCAGAACTGAAGGAATTATATCATCACCTGCTCACGTCTGAGAACGCTTTAGTTCATATGAGGATTCAAGTATTAAACAACGTTGAAGTATATTTACAGGAGGAGGACAAGAGGATGATCAAACAGGATATGGAATGGGCGAAGATGTCGAAACAGGAGAACCTAAAGGAGATGGGTGACGTTTCATCAGGAATGGCAAGCACGGTGATTCAGTTATACGTAAAAGAGATACTCGAGTCTTTTTTACATGCGAATGTAAGCGTTCGACACGCTGCGCTGAAGGTCATCCAACTGATCTTGGCACAAGGTTTGGTGCATCCTGTCCAAATTGTACCTTATTTGATTTGTATGAGCACAGATTGCGAGAAAGCGGTGAGTCATAGCGCGGACAAGCAGTTGCAAGATATCGAGAAGAAGTATCCAGGATTTATTCACATGAAGTCCCAATTAGGTATCAAATTGAGCTATCGACTGCAGAAAATTCTGCAAAACGACATCACAGTGAGGGGTATGCGAGTGAAGGAAGGCGAATTCCCAGGTGCATTGAATGGTTTTCTGTACACAATCCTGAGGAATACGAAACAACAGAGGCGGGCAATCGTACAATCCTTCTTGAAGCAATTCGACGAGTCCGCTAAGACGAGTTTATCACAGATGCTATACTTAGCCGATAATCTCGCTTATTTTACATATCAAGTGCAAGACGAGCCGCTGTtcatcatccaccacatcgatatcATTATCTCCATGTCTGGCACAAACTTGCTACAGTCATTCAAGGAAGCGTTACTACCAAAGGAAGGCAGCAATCAGCACCAACAAATGCAGTCCCACGCGTCTGTAGGTCCTGACGGTCAACCACGACCGGATCAACTATTGACCGCCCTGGAAGACGAAGAAGACGACGAGGAGGATGAAGAGTCTCTCTTGATGAGACTGCCGGGTGACACAACGTTGCTTAGGGAGTACATCACCGCCAGCCAAGGTTTCTTGCTTCTACTAACCCTGAGGCAGCACCTGAAGGATTTATACGGGTTTTCTGACCAGAAAATCGGTCAGTACTCGCCGACGGAAGCCGCGAAGGTGTACGAGAAAGCAGTGAATCGAAAGAACAATTTATTGTTCAAACCAAAGGCTACACTGCAGAGACTGAGGGAGGGCGTGAGCAATGCGGAATTGGACGCGGAGGGCAGAAAGAAGTTGGTAAAGGAGTACCTGGACTTTAAGCAGTTAATGTTGAAGTTCGATCCGGAGGAGGGCGAGGAGGATGGTAACGATGGTGACACAAGCGGTAGTAAACAGGCAGCTGAGAACACGCCGTCCAAGATGCCTAATTCCGAGATGGATGGTAAGCTGATTGACAGTGGCGTTACGAATCAGTACCAGAGCAATGTGAACTCCACACACGAGCATCCGAACAATTCTATGAACTCGGTGATGGGCTCGGGACCCGTGCCATTGGTACCCATGGGTCAGATGCATGGGCACGCGCAGCCTGTGGCACCGCAGCAAACCCCAATGGCAACCCCGCGGGTGCCCAAGCTTACGATACACGCGCATGCGGAGTCGAAGGAACACCGCAAGCATCGCGCGCACAAAACGGATAAAGTAAAGAGGCACAAGAAAAAGAAGAGGAGAAGAATCTCCGATAGCAGCGAAAGCGGTGAGGACTATAGTGACCCGGATTTTCTCGTGTGA